Below is a genomic region from Malassezia restricta chromosome VIII, complete sequence.
GTCCCGTCATCTTTCTCTTCACGGAGCCGCTGGTATTCTTACCGTCGCTGTACATGTCCATCATCTATGCGTGTTTTTATCTATGCATTGCCTCCTTGCCGCGCGTGTACAACGAGAAATACCAAGAACGTGTTGGCATTGCTGCACTGCACAACCTGGCCCTGGCCATTGGTCTCATATGCATTGGTCAACTGGGCGGACGGTTTATTGATTACTCGTACAAGAGACTCAGTGCCAAGCATGGCTGCCGACGACCTGAATTCAAACTGCCCCTTATGATGATTACTGTGTTTGTGCTGCCGGCAGGGATGCTGCTATTCGGCTGGACAGCTCAATACGAGACACACTGGATCGCGCCTGACATTGGTCTTGTGGTGATCGGGGGTGGTGTCATCGGAAGCATGCTTCTCACACAAATGTACCTGGCTGACCTCATGACCATTTATGCCTCGTCAGCCATCAGCGCCGTGGCATCCATGCGCTCTCTCTTTGCCTTCCTCTTTCTCTTGTTTTCCAATGCCATGCTCGATCGCCTCGATGTCGGCTGGACGCTCTCAGTGTTAGCGCTGATCGTCGCAGTCGTCGGTATACCCGCACCCTTTTTGCTGTACAGATACGGCCCCGCTCttcgcgcacgcagcaaCTATTGCGTCAAGGGATAGATCCCACTATGTCAGAACGCGCACATAGACTACAAAGTCTATGCCTTTCCGCTAGCGATGGAAGACGGGCATACCGGGTCGCCATCCGGTAGGACGGCACAAATGCCAAGTATCCGTTTCGGACCGATCATCTTGGTACGTGTTCTTTTGGTCCACGGATGCATACACGGTAAACCCGTGTTCCTCGAGCGTCAGCACAAGCTGAagaagcagctgccgagcatgcaTGGTAGTGGATCCCTGTGCGAGCCAGTAGAACGAGTTGAGCAGCAGTTCTGCCACACCTGGTGAGTACTCGTACATGGCGCGAGGTGCCCGCGCCACAGAAATCGAACGGTCGAGGGCCCATGCGAGGTCGGGCGGGGCGTCAATGAGGCGGATTTTGTTGTAGTTGGAGAATGCAATGCTGATCCATTCAGccggtggtggcggtggcgacTGGTGCCGGAAGATGAAAGTGTCCTTGTCCCTTGCCTTCTTGCTCACATCCGTCGAAAAGATCATCACCCACCCTGCACCGTACAGTGAGGCTAGAAGATtgcggacgaggcgcctaGCAAAGATACCAGATTCAGCCTTGCCGTCCCATGGACGCCCATGCAGTTTGAACTCGTAGGATCCAGCATAAAATCTCTCCCAAGATATGCCACGAGGCCAGCTGTGTGCAATGGTGGCGCGTGCCGAATTCGTGATGTCATCGGGAAAGCCTATGAAGCGAATGCGATCAGACTCATGAAGAGACAGAGATCCCATTCGCGACTGAAACGTGTATCCCGCCATAGGTCCCTGACTCTCTGATTCATTCGAACCGCGTAGCCATTTCATGATGTGGAATGTGGGTAGATGCAGCGACTTCTCCACGATTCCCCGCCTCGTACTTTAGTCATGCCAAGGCGAAGCCCACGCAAAAGTCCAGACCGGGGCCGAACCCCACATTGGCATCATGACGTATCAGGGCCTTGAACCCAAGTACTTCAATGTATCATGGCTTGCTGAGCATGTCCTCGGTGTTGGAATTCGACGCTCGCCCGTGAATGCCTTTGACACTGCTACTTGGACGGAGATGCACGCGATCTTTTCGCGCATTCGTGGGGACGGTGATGTTCGTGCCGTCGTCTTGTATGGCGAGGGCCGATGCTTTACGGCCGGGCTAGATCTGCATGATCCTGCCATCATGGACGTGGTACAATCTGGCGGCGATCCTGCGCGTCGATCCATGGCGATTCGTGAGTTCGTTGAACGCTTCCAGAATGCCATCTCGTCTATCGAGCAGTGTGAGCGTCCTGTGATCGGCGTATCGCACAGTTATACGATCGGTCTCGGCGTCGACATTTTGAGCGCCGTAGACGTGCGCTACGCCTCAAAGGACGCGCGCTTCTCGATTCGCGAAGCGCGTATTGGCTTGGCTGCTGATATCGGCACGCTTCAGCGCTTTCCCAAGGTGGTGGGCAACGAGTCTTGGGCTCGCGAGGTGGCTTTGACGGCTCGTGATTTCGGTGCGGACGAGGCTCGTGCCATGGGCTTCCTGAGTCAGGTGTTTGCCACGCAAGAAGAGGCCCTGCTCAGGGCGGTCGAGACAGCCAAACAAATGGCGTCTCTCTCGCCTGTGGCGGTGGTGGGGACTAAGCTCGCCATGGTACACGCCCGTGACCACTCGGTCGACGAGGGATTGCGTTATATGCAATACCTGAATGGCGCTTTTCTTCAGACAGAGGACCTCGTCCAGTCTATGTCAGCTACTATGTCCAAGACGAAGCCCACGTTTGCCAAACTGTAATTAGGCACGTTCGAGGAAATGCAGTTTCCAAGCCTCGTTCGATACCCTCGGCACGGCCTTGGGCGGTtcctgcatgtgccgccagcgccacacCGTTGCGAGCACGGCGCTAGCTGCTTCCGCCTGCGCACCaggcgcatgtgcgagcTGTGTGACTTGCGTCGCGAGTGTCTGCGCCATTTCGGCACGCTCTTGGAcctggcgcgcgtgtcgctctGTGAGGTCAGCGACGGCcttgtgcgcatgcgcttcaAGCGCAAGTAAGCGGTCTTGGAGTCGCTGCGCTGCGTTGCGATGCTTTTCACCCAGCGTGACAAGCAGGGGCAGCAGCCGCTTGGTGTCTTGCTGCAAAGTGCCAAGACGTGTATGAAGGAGTTTTTGCAGGGATTCGTGGAGGTATCCCTCTTCGTAGATGCTGCCTTTCTTGCCAGCATTCTTTTTCTTTTCCTCCTTCttggccttggcacgctgcCGCGACTTGGATCCAAGTGAGAGGGTCGACATGGACGGCGCCACACTCGTAGCGGTAGTGTACCGAGTGAACTGTGTCACTTGCGACATGTCGCTCATGACATCGATATTGTCCATGCCGGGTAGATCGTCTTCGACATAGAAGGCGGCTGGATCGTGTGTGCGCTTCGCGTCTAGCTCAAAGAGGCGGGCGACCTGTTTGGACAGCTGCTCTTCGATTTCGtctgcctcgtcgatcaGCGAGCTGTGGGCCTCAAGAGTCGCAGGTGCCACATGCGTTTCCACCAGATCCCAgcgtgcatgcaccgcACATTCATACTGCGCATCGACAAACGCGTTCGCACGGCACAGCAGGTCAACGGCCCGCTCCAAGTCGGGTATACGAAGTAGGACACGTGCGGCCTGCTCGAACTTGtgctgctcctcgagctGATCAGCAAGCTCCCGCGTCAAGTGCAGTAGAGCCTGCGCCGACATGCGCTGTTCAAGTGCCAGCGTCAAGGCCCGCTGCCACTGGTCTGCTTCTTTGTGTGCGTTCAAGGCCTCGTCTATACGACCGGCCAGCTCGTACGCAGTCGCAGCTTCGGCTGGGCGTTGATGTGAGCTGAGGTAGTCGGCGAAGCGGCCATATGCGTCAGCCAGCAATACGGGATCCTTGGCCCATGCCACAAGACCTTCGCGAAAGAGCTTGTGCTGGACCATGTACGACATAGCTGCTTCGGTGTGCTCACTGCCAGCTTGGGCGAGCCAGGCgagtgccttggcatgGCGACCTAAGTAATCGTCCATACAAAAGCGTTGGTACGCTAGCGGCTCCTTCGCACGCATCTCGCGCAGGAATGGCACATACTCTCGCGGATCACGCGGAGACTGTTGGGCGATCAGCAGGGCCAGCTCAAAGTCGTACATGCCCAAGGCGACATGGTACAGTTGATCGGCATTGACGAGGAAAATGATGTACTTACACGCCTCTTCAGCGAGAGCCATGTCCGTGTGCATGTATTTGAGCAGTACGCGCAGTCCACTTTCGTAGTCCGCAGGCACTTTGCGTACGTGCGCTGTGAGAATGGACGACAGATAGTAGCGCTCATCTGCCGCCTGCATAGCCTCGAGGAACCGATCACAGATCTGATTCACCTTCGTATCGAGATGCGCCATGGGTGCACGAGTGCTCGCATCCCACGGGCGGTACAGCGACTGCGTTACGTCTTCGTTTCGCAAATTGGACAAGAGCAAGTTGATGTGGTCGACATGGTGAATTTGCGCCAAAATCTCTGGCACACGCTCCAAAAAGGCCGTAGGGCAGTGGTCGTGCAGCAAGTTGAGGTCGACACGGTGCGCGCGACTCACACGCAGAGCCTCACCAAACGCCAGGCGATCCAGCCTATCGCGAATCACATCGAGCACCATAGGCCGCGGGTACGTTGTCTCCAAATTGCCTCGCGGCATTTGCAAAACGAGCGACATGGCACTGGGCACCGCTGTCACAATACGACTACCCCGCTCAACACGGCGGCTCAGCTGCGAGACCTGCGGCGTGGTTGTGAGGCATGTGAGCGGCACAaacatggcctcgtgcgcgtgcgtcgtccAAATCAGCAAATGGTCCGTGCATGTGAACGAGGTGGCATCTTTCGCCAGCACACGATGGGGTGCGAGGAGGCGACCATCAGATGTGAGGCCGATCGCCTGCCACGTTCCCTCATGTTCTGCGGGGAGTATGTGCAACGTGGGGCAGAAGGACAGCAGTGGATCAAGTGGCGTCGGCTTGAGCGTCGGTGAAAATAGGGTGACATCACCGCGGTGATCGTGCAAGGCGAACGAGGTCGAGTTGGGCACAGACACTAAGCGCCACGGGCCCTGgccgtcgagcagctgaTACGAGGTATCAGAGCCGCATTGCGTCCACAGGGCCGTATTTTCGCCCTCCATGCACAGCACAGCCACACGAGGGACGTGGTCGCACAGCGTGACAGCCACTTGATACGCATGTGACGCATCAGGGCGCGTATATGTCGCTACACGCTGAGGCTTCAGCGGCGGGCGTGGGCGTGGATGGGCGGCGCCAAGAGGGCCGTACGCAATGCTCCATATGTGAACACTAGCATCAGGGTACAGGATCGCGACGATGTCGGTTGTTTGGTCCTCCACGGACTGTGTGGTCCATGCCACATGCAcaggcgtcgctggcggTACATGCGGGACTGTGTGCTGCGGCGTGTCGACGATCGCCACGGCACACATAGGTGGCGGTACATTTTGCAGGCGGAACGGCGTCAGGTACAGCATGTGGCCGTCCAcgaccgaggcgcacgcggcatcatgcggcggcatgccacgGGAGCAGGCAGTCTCCAGGCACATGGTTCTTTTttcgacgcgcgcatgcgacaCGTACCACGTAAGGGGCTGCTCCGGGTGCCATGTCATCGCATGCAGATGCTCGTACGTAGATTCGTGCTTCAAGTACCAATGGTAGTTACCACTCGTCcacagctgcagcacatgcaggccAGCGCGCTGCAACACCACTGCCAAGACGGAGCCATCCGCATTCCACGATACGAGGCGGATCTGGTGCTCGCATGACCAAGGGGGCAGTGGCTCTGCCGACACACCAGGTACGTCGGGCACACTGCCATGTTCCTCGCGCAACGAGAACTCACCGTGACGGAGTCCATTGCGCTCGAAAAAGACCACGTCgtgccgcccgtgccgaccTGGCGCCCATGGCCCgcccatgcgctgcgtcgtcgcgatcAAGTTGCCGGTAGGACGACACGCCAGGACGTGCGAgatgccacgcacgcttCGATCCGACGTGGCACTcagcgtgcctgtgcgtgTGTAAGTGCGAAGAATGCGGTGCACGGTATCATGGGACGCCTCGGCACTGGACGTGACGAAAAAGGCGCCGTCGCCACGCCATGAAATGCGGGGAAGGCCATCGTCCTCCGGCACAAGCGGACCACGGGGATCGCTTTCCTCAGGTGCATTCGCAGCAGCCATAGCGGCTTGCTTGCCCTCTGATCCGTGAAATTGCGTCGACTTGGAGCCCCAGCCGACGTTCACAGGCTGATCATCACCGAACGCTTCGGTAGACAACATGGTCTCGCTCATGACCTCGAATTCACGCGTCATCACGATGAGCCGCTTTTCACCGCCTGTAAtgagcacgagcacgtcTTCTTCAGGActccatgccgccgccaagATGCCCTGGTCCACAGAGCCCACCACCTCGGCAGGTGCACTGGCCTCTTCGTCCACAGGCATCAACACGATATCACCACCGCTTCCAATCACACAAATAGCCGGCATATGATTCACGCTCGATCCTCCATCGGCAAGCAGGCGGAAATCTGCGACGTCGGGCACATGAGGCGGGGCGGACGCCACCTCCAAAACGGCGAGTTCTTCTGTGCCAGTTGGCGTGATATGTGCCAACGTAAGCTGCGATACACCGTCGCGCCTCTCTACCCGCATGACATACACAGAGTCATCTCCCTCCGTGTctgccacgacgccgtgccacGGCTTCGTTGGCGCATCGTACACTCGCCACGCGAGTGTCGATAAATTGCGCATATGGAAGGGAGAGAGAAAAAAAAAAGTGGAGTCGCTAGGCTGAGCTACGGAGCTTGTCAAAGTTGGCCTGCGCCtggagcagcgccgccttTTCGGCCTCCAAATCATCCAGCCGCTTTTGCGTGTGGGCACGCACGTCTTCAGGTGTCTTGGACCAGTCAGGCTTTTGCGTCAGAGCTGTagtgcgctgcagctgcgtctcgTTCAGCGTAAGCTTCTTGGCCAGCTTACTCAGCTCCTGATCAAAGTCGACCAGGCCACTGACGAGCAGGTGTACCTGGATGCTCGAAGAGACACTTGCCACGACGCAGCCAGGCGGTACGTCCGAAGCCGCGGGAACACACACAATCTTCTCACAGCCTTtgatgagcgtgtgcaTCACACTGCACTGGGACTCGAGCACAGCACGGTACTCGTTGTTCGGCACCTCGACAAATGCCTGGATCTGCGAGGTGAGACCGTAGTCAGCGGCGAGTccacgcacagcgcgcaCAGTCGCAAACACGTCGTCAAAGTGCGCGGCCTCTTTACCAAAGTCATGCACCGCTTGCCATTCAGGGAAGCGGGCATGAGCGATCGTTTCGGCAGTCTCTTGCGGACGTTGCGGCAGGCGATGCCACAGCTCCTCAGTGACAAAGGGCATGAAGGGATGCAAGAGCTTGAGACCAGCGTCCAGGCATGCGTAcagcgtgtgctgcgccgacAGACGTGCACTTGGATCAGCACCCGCATCTGTGATCGGCTTGATGGCCTCAATGTACACATCGCACAGGTCGTACAGCCAAAAGTTGTacacgcagctcgtggcgctcaTGAACGAGCGCTGAAGCATGTCCTGGTTGAGTTGCTGCGCGGTCTGGTTCAAGCGGTGCAGGATCCACTTCTCCACGAGGCTTTGCGGCACAAACTTGTCCTGGTCCGCGAGGCACAGAGGCTGGTAGCCATCCTGCAGCTTGAGGAGCGCAAACCGCGTAGCATTCCACAGCTTGTTGCAGAACTTGCGGTAGCCTTCCACACGCATGATATCCAGGTTGATATCGCGGCCGGCAGCTGTGTAGGCACATAGCGTGAAGCGCAACGCATCGGTGCCACACTGCGGAATGCCGCGGGGATAGTCCTTCTTTTGACCCTGTGCGGCTTTGTTGATTTCTTTCTCGTCCAGGTTGCCctcacgcaggcgctgatgAAGTCCCTCGAGCGAAATGCCCTCGATCACGTCGATCGGATCGATCACGTTGCCCAGCGACTTGCTCATCTTacggccgtgcgcatcgcggACCATGGCATGGCAAAACACCTCCTTGAACGGCAATTGACCAGTGTGGTGCACACCGAGCATGATCATACGAGCCACCCAGAAGAACAGAATGTCCCAACCTGTCTCCAGCATGGATGTCGGGTAGTAGTGCTGCATGTCCTTGGCGTCCTTCTGCGGCCAGCCGAGCGTCGAGAAGGGCCACAGACCGGACGAGAACCATGTATCCAGCACATCCTCATCCTGCTTGAGTGTAAATGCCCGGCCCTGAGCCATCTCCGTCGCACGTTCCTCAGCCTGGGCCTGCGTACGGCCAACGACCCACCACTGGCCGTCGGCAGGGTCCTGCTCAACGCCCTCCATGTCGACAAAGTACGCCGGGACACGGTGGCCCCACCACAGCTGCCGACTCACGCACCAGTCCTGGATGTTTTCCATCCACCTGAAGAACTCGCGCTTGCTTTGCGGTGGCTCAATCACCATGTTGTCGCTCTGGACCTTTTCGACAGCGGCCTTGGCGAGCGGCTGGCAGTTGACCCACCACTGAGGCTTCATGACCGGTTCGATCACATCACCAGAGCGCTCACACACAGGCACCACCATGGGGTTGTCCTTGGTCTCGACATACAAGCCCTTGGCCTTGAGTGcttcgacgacggcgcggcgcgcgctgaaaCGCTTCATACCCTGGAATTCGCCAGCGTTCGCGTTCAGCGTGCCGTCATCGTTCAGGATATTGATGAACGGCAGGTTGTGGCGCTTGCCCACATCATAGTCGTTCGGGTCGTGTGCTGGCGTGATCTTGACGGCACCCGTGCCGAACGCCATGTCAACGGCAATGGAGTCTGTCACTAGAGGCACCTGGCGCTCGGGAATGAACggatgctgcagcatcttGCCGTGCAAGTGCTTGTACCGCTCATCATCAGGGTGCACAGCCACGGCCGTATCACCGAGAATCGTCTCAggacgcgtcgtggccacgACAATCTTTTCGTCTGAACCCACCACGGGGTACACAAACGACACAATCACACCGAattcgatgcgctcgttCGGTGGATAGCCAGGCACGTTCATGAGGGTGCGACCGGGAAGCGTTTTCTGCACCACCTCGAGATTCGAGAGCGTCGTGTTCAGGTACACACACCAATTGACCAGGCGGTTCTCACGGTACAGAATGCCGTCTTCAAACAGCTTGCAAAAGTTTTCCGTGACAGCAGCGCTCCGAGACTCGTCCATGGTAAAGGCCTCGCGCGAAAAGTCGAAACTCGCAccgaggcggcgcatctgATTCGAGATGCGCGACTGGTACTGGTCCTTCCACTCAAAGACCTTTTCCAAGAACGCCTCACGGCCATAGTCGTAGCGAGACTTGCCCTCCGTCTTGGCCAGGCGCTTTTCCACCACCGTTTGCGTCG
It encodes:
- a CDS encoding delta3,5-delta2,4-dienoyl-CoA isomerase, with product MTYQGLEPKYFNVSWLAEHVLGVGIRRSPVNAFDTATWTEMHAIFSRIRGDGDVRAVVLYGEGRCFTAGLDLHDPAIMDVVQSGGDPARRSMAIREFVERFQNAISSIEQCERPVIGVSHSYTIGLGVDILSAVDVRYASKDARFSIREARIGLAADIGTLQRFPKVVGNESWAREVALTARDFGADEARAMGFLSQVFATQEEALLRAVETAKQMASLSPVAVVGTKLAMVHARDHSVDEGLRYMQYLNGAFLQTEDLVQSMSATMSKTKPTFAKL
- a CDS encoding elongator complex protein 1, translating into MRNLSTLAWRVYDAPTKPWHGVVADTEGDDSVYVMRVERRDGVSQLTLAHITPTGTEELAVLEVASAPPHVPDVADFRLLADGGSSVNHMPAICVIGSGGDIVLMPVDEEASAPAEVVGSVDQGILAAAWSPEEDVLVLITGGEKRLIVMTREFEVMSETMLSTEAFGDDQPVNVGWGSKSTQFHGSEGKQAAMAAANAPEESDPRGPLVPEDDGLPRISWRGDGAFFVTSSAEASHDTVHRILRTYTRTGTLSATSDRSVRGISHVLACRPTGNLIATTQRMGGPWAPGRHGRHDVVFFERNGLRHGEFSLREEHGSVPDVPGVSAEPLPPWSCEHQIRLVSWNADGSVLAVVLQRAGLHVLQLWTSGNYHWYLKHESTYEHLHAMTWHPEQPLTWYVSHARVEKRTMCLETACSRGMPPHDAACASVVDGHMLYLTPFRLQNVPPPMCAVAIVDTPQHTVPHVPPATPVHVAWTTQSVEDQTTDIVAILYPDASVHIWSIAYGPLGAAHPRPRPPLKPQRVATYTRPDASHAYQVAVTLCDHVPRVAVLCMEGENTALWTQCGSDTSYQLLDGQGPWRLVSVPNSTSFALHDHRGDVTLFSPTLKPTPLDPLLSFCPTLHILPAEHEGTWQAIGLTSDGRLLAPHRVLAKDATSFTCTDHLLIWTTHAHEAMFVPLTCLTTTPQVSQLSRRVERGSRIVTAVPSAMSLVLQMPRGNLETTYPRPMVLDVIRDRLDRLAFGEALRVSRAHRVDLNLLHDHCPTAFLERVPEILAQIHHVDHINLLLSNLRNEDVTQSLYRPWDASTRAPMAHLDTKVNQICDRFLEAMQAADERYYLSSILTAHVRKVPADYESGLRVLLKYMHTDMALAEEACKYIIFLVNADQLYHVALGMYDFELALLIAQQSPRDPREYVPFLREMRAKEPLAYQRFCMDDYLGRHAKALAWLAQAGSEHTEAAMSYMVQHKLFREGLVAWAKDPVLLADAYGRFADYLSSHQRPAEAATAYELAGRIDEALNAHKEADQWQRALTLALEQRMSAQALLHLTRELADQLEEQHKFEQAARVLLRIPDLERAVDLLCRANAFVDAQYECAVHARWDLVETHVAPATLEAHSSLIDEADEIEEQLSKQVARLFELDAKRTHDPAAFYVEDDLPGMDNIDVMSDMSQVTQFTRYTTATSVAPSMSTLSLGSKSRQRAKAKKEEKKKNAGKKGSIYEEGYLHESLQKLLHTRLGTLQQDTKRLLPLLVTLGEKHRNAAQRLQDRLLALEAHAHKAVADLTERHARQVQERAEMAQTLATQVTQLAHAPGAQAEAASAVLATVWRWRHMQEPPKAVPRVSNEAWKLHFLERA
- a CDS encoding valyl-tRNA synthetase produces the protein MLIRCCARSFQSSLARPRTLHRLIPLIPAAYLRMSQPTEQPPAAPAPPAGGDPPSEGPSKSALKKAAKLAEKQAKSSAKNALKAEKGPAPASGSGAKKEKAKKETKDEPAWVDTTVPGEKKDLSSPMENGYNPLHVESSWYAWWEKRGFFTPRDDEPCDPAKTFVIPLPPPNVTGLLHIGHALTISIQDALIRFYRMKGYRTLYVPGFDHAGISTQTVVEKRLAKTEGKSRYDYGREAFLEKVFEWKDQYQSRISNQMRRLGASFDFSREAFTMDESRSAAVTENFCKLFEDGILYRENRLVNWCVYLNTTLSNLEVVQKTLPGRTLMNVPGYPPNERIEFGVIVSFVYPVVGSDEKIVVATTRPETILGDTAVAVHPDDERYKHLHGKMLQHPFIPERQVPLVTDSIAVDMAFGTGAVKITPAHDPNDYDVGKRHNLPFINILNDDGTLNANAGEFQGMKRFSARRAVVEALKAKGLYVETKDNPMVVPVCERSGDVIEPVMKPQWWVNCQPLAKAAVEKVQSDNMVIEPPQSKREFFRWMENIQDWCVSRQLWWGHRVPAYFVDMEGVEQDPADGQWWVVGRTQAQAEERATEMAQGRAFTLKQDEDVLDTWFSSGLWPFSTLGWPQKDAKDMQHYYPTSMLETGWDILFFWVARMIMLGVHHTGQLPFKEVFCHAMVRDAHGRKMSKSLGNVIDPIDVIEGISLEGLHQRLREGNLDEKEINKAAQGQKKDYPRGIPQCGTDALRFTLCAYTAAGRDINLDIMRVEGYRKFCNKLWNATRFALLKLQDGYQPLCLADQDKFVPQSLVEKWILHRLNQTAQQLNQDMLQRSFMSATSCVYNFWLYDLCDVYIEAIKPITDAGADPSARLSAQHTLYACLDAGLKLLHPFMPFVTEELWHRLPQRPQETAETIAHARFPEWQAVHDFGKEAAHFDDVFATVRAVRGLAADYGLTSQIQAFVEVPNNEYRAVLESQCSVMHTLIKGCEKIVCVPAASDVPPGCVVASVSSSIQVHLLVSGLVDFDQELSKLAKKLTLNETQLQRTTALTQKPDWSKTPEDVRAHTQKRLDDLEAEKAALLQAQANFDKLRSSA